One window from the genome of Spirochaetaceae bacterium encodes:
- a CDS encoding phytanoyl-CoA dioxygenase family protein, whose amino-acid sequence MDRHPLHLTDTDVGFFAEHGYLVYHHQLFPEQRFRRLQSFFDGMLEQLPADARPEGMDVPHFAFPELFEWLAADEVLDFVERLIGPNIALWASHFLCKLPKRGLAVPWHEDSAYWNVSLSKYQVVTVWLAIDDSQPDNGCMRVIPGTHHDGFSEYEEVDHSQHVFRTRIRPDQIDESKAVDLAIRAGECHVHHAKLMHSSSPNTSGRRRCGYTMRYMTTDVKFNPERQKGRHTVYLLRGKDLAGNDYGEPGRVFEPGKLRWMGR is encoded by the coding sequence TTGGATCGCCACCCGTTACACTTGACCGACACCGATGTCGGGTTCTTTGCCGAGCATGGCTACCTGGTCTACCATCACCAGCTCTTCCCTGAACAGAGATTCCGCCGCCTGCAGAGCTTCTTCGACGGCATGCTCGAGCAGTTGCCGGCGGACGCGCGCCCGGAGGGGATGGACGTCCCGCATTTCGCGTTTCCCGAGCTGTTCGAGTGGCTGGCCGCGGACGAGGTGCTCGATTTCGTGGAGCGCCTGATCGGACCCAACATCGCCCTGTGGGCGAGCCACTTCCTGTGCAAGCTGCCGAAGCGGGGGCTGGCGGTGCCGTGGCACGAGGACTCCGCCTACTGGAACGTATCGCTGAGCAAGTACCAGGTGGTCACCGTGTGGCTGGCGATCGACGACTCGCAGCCCGACAACGGCTGCATGCGGGTGATTCCCGGCACCCACCACGACGGCTTCTCGGAGTACGAGGAGGTGGACCACTCGCAGCACGTGTTCCGCACCCGCATCCGCCCCGACCAGATCGACGAGAGCAAGGCGGTGGACCTGGCGATCCGCGCGGGCGAGTGTCACGTGCACCACGCCAAGCTGATGCACAGCTCCAGCCCCAACACCAGCGGCCGCCGCCGTTGCGGCTACACCATGCGCTACATGACCACCGACGTGAAGTTCAACCCGGAGCGGCAGAAGGGCCGGCACACCGTGTACCTGCTGCGCGGCAAGGACCTGGCCGGCAACGACTACGGCGAGCCGGGGCGCGTGTTCGAGCCCGGCAAGCTGCGCTGGATGGGCCGCTGA